In one Diceros bicornis minor isolate mBicDic1 chromosome 2, mDicBic1.mat.cur, whole genome shotgun sequence genomic region, the following are encoded:
- the RPL15 gene encoding large ribosomal subunit protein eL15, protein MGAYKYIQELWRKKQSDVMRFLLRVRCWQYRQLSALHRAPRPTRPDKARRLGYKAKQGYVIYRIRVRRGGRKRPVPKGATYGKPVHHGVNQLKFARSLQSVAEERAGRHCGALRVLNSYWVGEDSTYKFFEVILIDPFHKAIRRNPDTQWITKPVHKHREMRGLTSAGRKSRGLGKGHKFHHTIGGSRRAAWRRRNTLQLHRYR, encoded by the exons ATGGGCGCTTACAAGTACATCCAGGAGCTATGGAGGAAGAAGCAGTCGGATGTGATGCGCTTTCTGCTCAGGGTGCGCTGCTGGCAGTACCGCCAGCTGTCTGCTCTCCACAGGGCCCCCCGCCCCACCCGGCCCGATAAAGCGCGCAGACTGGGATACAAGGCCAAGCAAG GTTATGTCATATATCGCATTCGTGTGCGCCGTGGTGGCCGCAAACGCCCAGTTCCTAAGGGTGCGACCTACGGCAAGCCCGTCCATCATGGTGTTAACCAGCTCAAGTTTGCCCGAAGCCTTCAGTCTGTTGCCGAG GAGCGAGCTGGACGCCACTGTGGGGCTCTGAGAGTCCTGAATTCTTACTGGGTTGGAGAAGATTCCACGTACAAATTCTTTGAGGTTATCCTCATTGATCCATTCCATAAAGCTATCAGAAGAAATCCTGACACCCAGTGGATCACCAAACCAGtccacaagcacagggaaatgaGAGGGCTGACGTCTGCAGGCCGTAAGAGCCGTGGCCTTGGAAAGGGCCACAAGTTCCACCACACTATTGGTGGGTCTCGCCGTGCAGCTTGGAGAAGGCGCAATACTCTCCAGCTTCACCGTTACCGCTAA